GACAGTAAGGCAATACTGACAGTCTCTCATAGCAATTCCCAACGGTCTAGCAGACAATtgttcagagaaagaaaaggctctGAAAACAGATACTGACAGCCCGTTCGAAAAATCCCTCTCCTGGCTACCGATTTTACATTCTTTGCAAACACTACCAACACTGCGCAGACTTCATCTGTCGTTGGCCCCATATACCAGCAGAATTTTCATTCTTCtaacttcaaattaaaaaaaaaacacacaagaagggaaaaggatgggaagaaggaaaaggaagaacaaCAAACCAAATCATTTCTGATACTCTATACACTCAACAAGgtgtatatttttcttctgaagtgagTAAACAGCCTCAACCAAAGTTTGAATGAAAACtctatttattttaatacattctaaaagcataaagaaaaaaaaaatcaaaattaacatCAACATTAAATAGACACATACAACAGGTTTGTAGCACAAGTATTTGACTGCTCTGCGAAAAGGTTAGACAAGTAATCATAAGAGTTAATGAATAAGGTTGCCTGTGGGTTCAAAACTATTAGCAATGATTAACAATAACATGACAAAAAATAGATTGCTCATACattatattaattattttttgttgataaaagattttaaaatattgggggggattttaaaaaatataatataCAGCTTTTTATCACATTTATATATAAGGCTGTTCCCCCACGCCCTtgaacatttagaagaaaatctTTCCTTTCTCTACACTTCAGGTTCTTGCACACTGAATATGTATTCAAGTTTTCGGGTTGGCATAGTCAGAAATGACTGTATTTAAACAATAATTCTTCGTTTAAATTTACTTACTGGCTTTCTTCCAAGAAAAGGCTGATGGTCTCCTGTAGCTACCTTTTAAAAATCAGGTAAGTAACCATCCTTCAAAAAGTATGATAAAGAGATGGTTTGTTCATCGTTACCTATTTCCTGACAAATTCTACTACTCCAGACCACCAGGCAAGGACACAAAGGATTTTGCAGAATGCAGATGATACATGGCATTTTAAATCaaggcagaaatatttgaaaCCTTATTTCAATACTGTCACCATAAGAAACAGACTGCTAAGTTTTGCTCCAACAAGTCATCTCCTTCTCTgacttttccattattttttgcTGATATGAGAAAAGATATACCGCTTGACTTTAAAATTTAACtttcaacagtccttcaggggAAAACTGGcttaaatgtttcctaatatATAGTCTGCAAGTTTGCACATGTTATTTATTCAAACGTTTTTTCAATTGTTCTAGATGCCTTGCATCAGCATCCTGGAGAATTAATACAGTGGCTTTAGACAGATGTGGATCAAACTCTATAGTCATCAAACAACAGAGATCTATCAGTTGTTTCTGACATTTCTCTAAACCATCCTTAAGCTTCAGATGTAAAGCTGGATCCTTTTTCAGCCTATTCATCTCTGGCACTGAAAAGCCAATCAAACTTGTTAGAATATCATCAGCAAAATCTACTTCAAGATAAGCTGAACCATCAGAAATTTTTGCCTTTATACCCCAGGAACCATTGCTGCTTGTGAGCTTTCCAGTGAGAGTCACAATAAAACACTTAACTTTCAATATTGTAAcagtttctggtttttttgaaaggagaagggaaatatAAGTGAAAGGCGGAGAATCTAAATCTAAATGAGCCCCTAGTACTCTGCAAGGAAAGGTTAGTGAATTGTCCTGCTGCTGATCTGCTTCTGGATccgtttttgagaaaaaaaaaggatcatcATTCAACAATGTGCTGTCAGAAGTGTGCTGGGATTTACGCCTGCTTTCAGCAAGGTCTGTATCATTCTGCCTTTCCTCAGGaggattttctgaagaaaaatctgCAGAACTGCAGGTCTGATGTACGCTTTTGCACTGTGAAAAGGTATTCATACTATTTGCATCTCCATCAAATACTGTTCTTCCAAAGGTCTTTTGCTTGCTGGTAGCTTTTACAGGATTATCTCTTTCATTCACATAATCTTTTTCATGAGTGCTATTTAAAGATGAATTGCAGGAGCTTCTAGATATACATGGAAGTCTCTCAGTAATAAAACCTCTGTTTCTGTTCGTGACCACTGGTGGCACTTCTTCCAGGTCTCTTTGCATCTCTTCTTCCAGAAGAAAGTCATCTTCTACAGGAAAGTCATTCAAAAAGCCATCTACACAATCTACGGGAGGTGAAACTTGTTCATCTGAATGAGGCAAGGGACTTCCAGATTCCCGTAGCAAAACATTTCCATCGTGTGCAGTCAGTGAACCTGAGGCCGTACTAAAATTGTTGCTTCTACTGCAGTATCCGCTTTCTAAAGATGTTTCGTTATTTAAAGCAAATGCATTATTTTCATCAAGACTGGCTAAAAGCTCTTCATCAGAAGGGCCTAGAGTTTGTTCTAATTCATCCACAAGCCTTGAAAAAGGTTGGTTGTGACCAGCTCGTCCAACAGAATTGGGGTTTTCAGTTTCTCCAATTACTCTAGCAAGGACTCTTTCCTGAGAATACTCCTCCAAAATAGTATCCACTTCACCCCCCAACAGTTTCACATTTTCTGGTTTAAGCAGCAGGACTCCAAGACGATACGCAATATTACCCTGCACAGTGATTTTTGTTCCAGGAGGAAGATTACTGTGGAGGACAGGTACTGGTTGATACTCCATGCCCTGAATTTGATGTATCCCATCAGTTAGTTGCAGCATCAGCATTCGAGTAGGCTTTGCTTCCCAGGGCTTCTGGAATGCCTGAGTACTGGCTGTTACTTCttcatttacagtatttttccctcTTAGCTTCTGCAACTGGGAATATGCTGGCTGGCTAACATCAATCAGTGAATCAATCTGTATGGAGTAGAAGCCTGACAGCTCTCCTTTGGGAGCTTCTAAGATGCAATCAGGCAAAATGGGATATTCCAAATCTCTTAGATCGGTAAGAAGCCATTGCTCAAATACCTGCCTGTTAATCTGCGCTTGACTTAAGTTACTACCACTATTTTCTTCCTGGATCCAATTAATACATGCTTCCAGCCATGTCAAAGGAACTTTAACATGCCATGTGGATGAAAGCCAAGTTTCCACTCTTGTTGCAGTGTTAGATGTAGACATTTTCTTGTAAGTTAAGAGAGTGAGTTCCctagaacaaaacccaaaaagacATATTTACTCTTCTGACAACAGCTAAAGTTATGACAAGTCTCTCGCTCATATTATACAGAAATTTGCCCTCAGTTCAAAGTTCTGCTATGCTAAGTGTGACAACACAGATGCAATTTAAAGTAAAAACACTTCTACAGATACTGAACATAACATACACGTTTCCAATATTTAAACTTTCAGTCAGCATTAAAAGTATGTGCAAGTTTACTCATCATGGAGTATCAGGAAAGTATGGAGACTTCTACAAGCAACCCTGCTTGGTGACTTCTTTCCTGTTGATTTAATTAGAAACACGTAACTGAAATCCTTTTGTTATGGACAGAAAGTGAATGGaccaaaaaaagcagaagtagaTGGTTACATATAtaccctctattttttttttttggttttatttctgtggaTGCTGCTGTTAACAACCAGTGTACTTTAGAAATTGACCTGAGAAGTTATTCTCCCATTTCATCAGCACTGTCATAAACAGAAGCAAAAGAGCCCATATACAACAGAACCAAACTGGGATCTGTCAGCACTTGTATCACAGGGGTGACTTTTACAGTGTGACAGGCTTTGTACCTGAAAACAGAAAGCTAGCTTGAAACATCCTTGTTTAGATCTAGAGATGCATTTCAGGGTTTGCCTGCAACAGCACCAACTCTTGGCAGCCATCATCTCGGGAACATTAGTGGCTAATAAGCACTAGCTTCTTTTTAGTTTCGGAAGTAGCTATgcaagaatagaatagaatagaatagaatagaatatttcatttggaagagacctacaacagtcatgtagtccaactgcctgaccaattcagggctgaacaaaagttaaagcatgttattaagagcATTGTCTGAACGCCTACTAAACGCTGACAGGCTTGCGGCATCgatcacctctctgggaaacctgtcccagtgtttgaccaccccctcggtaaagaaatgcttcctcctgTCCAGTTTGAACCTCCCCTGggcgcagctttgaaccattacCAGGCATCCTGTCACCgaatcccagggagaagagctcagcacctccctctccacgtcccctcctcaggaagctgcagagagcaatgaggtcgcccctcggcctccttctctccaaacccagagtcctcagccgctcctcacaggacatgccttccagcccttccaccagctttgctgccttcctctggatgcattcaaggacttTCATGTGCTGCTTAAATcatggggcccagaactgcagacagtgctccaggtgaggcCGCAACAATGCTGAACACCGCGGGATGAGCCCCTCTGTTGGCCGTCTGgccatgctgtgtttgatgcaccccagggcgCAGAGGTTTGCCCTCTGCaaagggctgccagggcacgctgctggctcacactgagcctgctgtcagccagcacccccagatccctcgctgcagggctgctcgccAGCCACTCCTCTCACAGTTTATACTGGTGCCCAGCActactccatcccaggtgcacaACCTGGCATTTGTTCTCGTGAAATTTCATCCCACTGATGACTGCCCAGTGCTCCAACCTATCTAGATCCccctgcaaggcctcttgtccctcagcAGAGCCCGCAGCTCCTTCCAGTTCGCTATCCCCAACAGACCTGCTAACGGCGCATTCAACTCCTGCAGCCCGGTCACTGACAAACACACTGAATACACCACGTCTCGCCCTTCAGAACGGACGGCCAAGGAGCTCGACCGCCCTACACAGcgcagtgaaaacaaaaaaacagaagctcCCTTAAGAATCGTTACGGAAACACCAGGCTCGGGGTTCTCTGCCGCTGTACCCCGCAACGAAGGTTTTCAACCCCGCaccgcccccgggacccccggagcGGCACCGCGCGGCCACCCCGCCGCTGCCAGGCGCTTGCCCGGCACACGCGGGGgtggcaccccgcagccccctccccccctcccgcaCTTACCGGGGCGAGCGGGCCGTGCTGccaacggggcggggggggggggggcgagcgcGGCCGCTCTCCGCGCGcagcccccccaaaaaccccGCGCGCCCCAGCAGCCAATAAGAGACGCGCGTCGCGCGCGCTTTTAAGCCTCGCGAGAATCCCGCCCCCCgttcttcccttcccctctccccccctccccctgccgcctgGCAGCGACCACAAGGCGGGGTTTTCGCAGACGCCATCTTCTCATCCCGCGACCGTGGCCGCTTCTCGCTGGCCCCTGCCACACCCCGCGGCCTGCACCGCTTCCGCCGCGGCTCCCGTCGGGCAGGTAACGAGACCAaccggccgcggcgcggggcgggcggccttACCCTTCTCCCGGCGGCTGAGCCTGTCGCGCCCCGGCCTTcacggagggcggggcggcgcggagcaCCGTGTTTCCCCCGCAACCCTCACGCCCTGACGGGCAGCGACGTTGCCCAatggggcggcagcggcggcgcgcgggggggaggcggcggggccaaTCGCCTACCGGCGCTGGTGGATGTGCGCGTTGGCGGTGGGGGCCGCTCCCCTTTCTCTCCCGtacgcggcggggccggcggcgggcgcaggTACGCGCAGCCCGCGGCGAGGTGTGgccggggtgggcgaggaggGGGCGCTGCAAGGGGCGGGGGTGtcacgggccgggccgggccttgCTGGGGCCGCCGTGGAGTGACACAGCGGTGCGGGGGGCCCCgcgcctcccccgccgccgggcctccacccccggcagccgccgccgcgccctgcGTCCGCCGGGGGCTCCCGcaggggcggcggcggagctgcgTGAGCGCTGCGTGGGGGAGGCCGGGGCGTCTCCGCCTCAGCTGGTGCCGGGGTAGCTGCTCAGGCGGCCGGGCGCAGCATGCAGGCCCCAggggccccgcccgccccgaggGGAAGGCGAGAAGGGCAGCCCGGGGCCCTGCGGCCCAGTCAGCGCGGCTCCCGGAGGGGCGGCGCGGGGGAGGCCGGCAGCGCTAGCGGGTGCGTTCTgagggcgggggagcggcggcgccCGCCCGCCCTTGGTAACTCCGCGCCCGGGGCGAGCTGTCGGGCGTTATGGCGGGCGGAGGGGAGGGCGCTCTCGGCCGCGGCCTGTGGGAGGCCGGCGGGGGAGCGCCCCGCGTCACGGTCCGCCGTTTTCGGGGGAGCCGCCTCGGCCGCCTCCCCCTcctgccgccgcgccgcccgcgccgGGGTTGGGCCCGCCGGGCGCCTCCTTTGTGTCTCCGCGGGCGGAGAGGGGGCGAATCCCCGAGCGGCCGCGTGGTGGTGGCGGCCGCTCCGTCCCGGGCTCCGCCTAGCAGCGGGCGGGCGCCATTGCAGCGGCCGCCATTTCCGCTGGTCCGGGGCGGCGAGGGTTGCGTAACGGGGGCCGCCGGGCGCGGCGGGCAGGGGAGCGGCGCCGGGAAGCGCCGGCGTTTGGCGGCCCTCACGGTCCGCGGCGGCTGGTGCCGCCTTCCGCGCCCGCCTCATCCTCTCGGCGCTTGTGGAAACATGGCGTTAGCCGATTTGGTGCCGCGAACTCGGTGTAACCAGCAGAGCGAGGCAGCCGAGAGCACCGTACGTACTCGCGGCGAGAGGATGGGGGGGGATTCGGCTAGGCAGGTAAACACACGCCGCGAGGGGAGGCTGAGCTCTGGACAGCGTGTTACACTTAGCTCCCCGCCGCCCAAAAATGTTTGGAATTGCTGGAAGTATAATAACCGGGGTCCGACGGGGCTATTTAAACCGTGTAAAAATGTGCCCGgcctctccctgctctcctccgcATAACAGAGCTCTGGCAGCGTCTGGCTGAGGTTTCGCTGTCATTAAATCTGCGTGTCCGTTAGCTGACTCTTAAGTGCCTGGAAAGACGAGCGTGTGCTGGGAAGGCAGTGCCTGCTGTTAGCCTGTCCAAGCAGGGCAACAACTAGAGATCAGCATCTATCTGAGAGTATGTTTAAAAAGTTAGATGCACctcgtctctttttttttttttttcctccccctcttgGATACCAGAATGAGTGGCTGCCGTTTGTTGAAGTTAATAAGACACAAGGGGGAAATACGATTATTTGACTGTTACCGATAGGAACACATTTTTGAAGAGAAGAAGTTGCAGAATTAATTCTTTGGTCCAGACTTCTCTCTAATGTGACTTACTGGTATTCCAAGATAAACTTAACAGAAGCAAATCACAAATAAGACACTTATTTCAGAAAATCGTAGTGAAGTTCAGCTGCTGTTGAGGTTCTTGGTTGTGTTTATGCACAGAGGATTGTAGCTACAGAGCGTGGTGTTTTTCCAGCATGGTTAGAAGCTGTAATTTGTCTTTTGTTCATGTGTTATACTTGGGTGGAAGGCATACTAGAATGCTAGTACATTGGTAGAGATTTTATAAAACTAATGTGGTCAATAGCCAtagtaggactttttttttttttagtttgtcatTTAGAACTAAACAGCAGGAGCGGATTATTATGTAGTGTCCTTTAAAAAGTAAATCCAAGGCATGGTATTATGTAACAGGTTGAAAATAGGAGCTGCATACATATTCACTTTAAATATCCAAAAATCATTTTTAGTAAATGTGGTGACTTAAGAATAGCATGTGCCCAAAAGATACAATTCAGACAGTCACCGTTTATCTGTAAATTTACAGACTTGTTTTATGTCTTCTGTTTGTGGTGTGTTTGTCCTCGGTATGCTTTCTCTTTTACAAAGAAAGACTTTCCAGCAAAAACTCAGGTCAAGCCTCTGGTTTTTGGCTGTAGTGAGAATGAGAGCTCTGAGTGAGCAGAGTCACAACTGATATATGCTGTTTTCCTAGGCTGTTGAAGCAATAGGCTGTTGGATTTTGATCCCGCCCAGAATACTTGAGTTTTCTCTGCAACGATATATAATAGTGGTAAGTTCTAGAAGGAGGCATTTACTTTTGCTCTTTCCCTTTAGCACAatgtacatttttccttttcacaaaatAGATGTACCAGCTTTCTTATTCTTCAACAGGTTTTGCCTGCCCACCtaagaaaaaaaggcaatggAGACTGAACAGCAGGAAGAGACCTTTACCAACACAGAGACGAATGGTAAGTTTTTTAAAGGACTATTTCTTTTTAGAATGAACCTTTTTAAATGTCAATGTTTCGAAATACTTTGTGATGCTTAAACTGTATAAAATGTTTGTATCAGCAGTAGTTTTGCATTCTGCATTAAATCTTTCAGTTTTTAATTAGACCCTATCATTACTGATACTATGAAGCCTAacttcttaatttttctgttggCATGTTTTAGACATGGAGTAAGTAGTTGAAAGTTACAGCTAAGGATTTGAAGACATTTTAGAGTTAATTATTCAGCGCTTGTGAGGAGAGTGTGAATGTGTAAGAATACTATCAGACATATCCATTAATTGCGTTTTGTTTATTGCAGTTTTTATATACAGGAGTGTAAATATATGAAATACCTCTAAGGAGCTTCATGAAAAATTTCTTAGGCATAATTAGTGAGGAAGTTAGGGCATGAGTGTCGTCAGTTCGTgccatttttttccaaacagtatTTGAAGTGCTACTTTACTATTTTTCTGCCAGTATTTCAGTGATGGACAAACTACATTTGAGCTTTTTGGCTGAAAGGTTTTTCCCAGTTATAAATTAAATACTAAGTGGGTGATGCTGCACTGCTTTAAACAGGTGTCATGAATTTCTCACAGACTGTGTGCAATGTTCTCATTTAAACCATAGTTCATAGATTTTAAATGAATTTTCGGTAGTTAATAGATATGTAAGCTGCTGAAGTAAAGCCCTGTTTCTGTGCTGTGGATGCTTAGAGTAGGTGTCAGTGGTTAGTGTTGGGCTAATAGGAAAGAATGCGTTTAGAATACAGGGCATAAATTTGGCATGTGTTCCATTTTATTGTACCTTAGAAAGTTAAATAAATGTTTGTGTTTCCCCCCTATGGACCTCTCTACAGGCAAACGTCCTGCAGAAGATATGGAGGAAGAGCAGGCCTTCAAAAGATCTCGGAACACAGACGAGATGGTTGAATTACGCATCCTGCTTCAGAGCAAAgtatgcttttttgttttcactgatttTGCTTATAGCATTGCTCAAGACAGTGCTGACAAAGTCCATGTTGGGTTATGTGTTTGGAAAGAATATTTTATATAAGATAACTTACtataaattattttgaagtgtGTGTGGATGGTAGTTAAAGTACATTGCAATGTAGTTATCTTCAGTGGTGCTTTTAAAGAGTAAGTCCCTAAGGAGCAATAGAGTTAGTTTTAAAAGAGGTGTTTGCTGAAGAAATGGAGCAGTAGAAATGATAAGGTGTTTTTACGTTTGGGTGGAAGGTTGTTATTTTTCAGGGGAATGACTGTGTAGTAATTTTTGGAAAGGAAGCATTTTAGAGAATGATCAGCTAGTGATTGTCAATTAAATGAGAGTTAAGAAGAATTTCCTTAGGATTTTAGTAACTCTTGCAAACAGATACACTAAACTTCTTCAAATGTATCAACAGGAAGAAATGTGGGAGTAATGCTTCAAGGATTGCAATGGTTTCATTAACAAGTGTGAATAGTTACAGTAAAGTTGCTATGTATGAGTTTCCTCTGCTGTTTCCGGTTGTTACAGGAGATTTGTACTGCAGAAGTATCTCAGTCTTTTGTGTTGGCATGGGGGAATGTCACCTTAACTCTTGAGTGGCATTTCTGACCAATAGTCAAGTTACATGGGGTACCATGAAACGTTCGCATGCGCTGCTAGCATAATCTATGATCTGTGTAATAAAAGCAATACTTTTGCATGTACTTCGTGAAAGAACCTggtaaaaatacagttttgcagtTACGTTTCTTGACTGTCTGCCAATTTGTTTCTGTTGATTTTCAAACCTTGAAGTTGGTGGGTGTTAATATTGGATCTAACCTTTTTCAGAGTACACTGCTCTGAGAAGTCAGTTAAGTTGTGGAGGTGTAAACCAGAATTAGCACTTGGAAGTTATCAAGTTATCAAGAAGTGTTTGGAGTGCGAAAATGGAATCTGCAAAcatatgccttaaaaaaaaaaaaaaattttagaagctCATCAAATAAATGAGGGATGTCATTGACCTACATTACCTTCatacagtacattttttttgAGAGCTGTAGTTTAGGAGGTTGCTTTAAGACCAGCAGAATTGCGTGGAATCTTCCATTTGAAATTGAAATTAGTTGTAAAACTGCATGTGTCTTCTCTAAGTTATGTGATAAGAGTTGTTGGTAACTTTTTCCATGGACAAACTGTGTAAGTTTGCTTCAGTTTGATTTGAACCATTCAAAAGCAGTGTCTGGctgtccccatgccccccccAGGCCAGCAGGGTAATGCAAAAATAGATTTACCATTCTTAGTCTTGAGTTCAGAAATGTAGTCTGTGCTGTGTTGGCGTAACATAACTTCTGAAAACTATCTTCCAGAATGCTGGAGCAGTGATTGGAAAAGGTGGCAAAAATATTAAGGCACTTCGTACAGACGTGAGTATATATGAGTTTGAACTAATTTAACACCAGTTCTTTCAGAGCACTACGTCGAAAGCTTGATTGCGTGCATTTCTAGAAATGGGAGCAATTCAACTCTAGGCATCAGTAGTCCAGTTAAAAGCCATTTGTAATGACTGTTAGAGTAGATAACTTAGTTCTTCAGTTTCTGTTGCAATTAAAACCCAGCTTGACCCATATAGGAGGAGAGGTTTACATTAAATCTCTTCGCTTTTGAATAGGATTCCACTAAATTACACACTTCAAGTGAGTTAACATCCCAATTCGAACTACTGACAAAGCTTAAAACCCTTAATTGTACCATGTCCCATGTGTGTGGATCGATATAGTACTACTGAAACCATTGCAGATGGCTGGCTTAACCCAGTGATTCAGGAATTCTTTAACttccttttcaaaaaacaaacaaacaaaatggtcCATCTGTTCTTTAACAGCTTGCACAGGAAGCACAAAACAATTAAGGTTGCTTGATTTGAATACGGGTATAGAACAGTAAAGAAACATTCTATTCTGTTCCTTGGAAGCATTTTTAAATGGTCATGGCTTACTTGCCTATTCACGTTTAACAGTGGGTTGACTCTTGTGATTAGACACATGCTCGGCATGTTGTGTATTTATAAAACTTGGCAACGCTTCTTAAATTCCACTTGTTTACACTCCTGTACTTAACATCAACTACAATTTCAACAGTTTTTCCAGTCAGGACTCTGTTCAACACAGGATTTGGCAATACATCGTTACAGATCAGTTCCAACAAAGTTCATGAACTACCACAACTAGAATTGAGGTTTAAGTTGCAGTGGTCAGAAATCATACATATGCTCTCTAACTTTGGCAGCTAGTTGGTTTTTtcctagaatttttttcttgtgggttttgtttttgtttttgtttttcaacgTCACCTAAGTCCAGATAATTCAGATTGGTCTGGAAAACTAACTTTCCCGATTTGCCCAAGATTCTAGTAATACCAGTTTTGACAGGTTTTGTGTCTACCCTCATGAGCCAGCCTGCTACTGAAACATCATATGTTAAAAGTAAAAAGTAGTTTAGTCAGATCAAGTGACTCATTTTTAAGGTCCGTACTGTTAAGCCACAAGTCGGTGTAGCAGTCCGTTACTGTGTTAGTCTTCAGAACAACTTAAGCTTGTTTCATTAATTGAGAGTAATGAGTATAGTTTGtattaaattaaaatgtattgcttttcccccttttccctctccTTGTTTTTTTGGCCATATATCTCCGTTGCCCATGTACTGGATCGACTTGCCCCTGCGTTGCCCACCATGACGTTGGCCCATCCGCCCCTGAACGCCCATGTGAAAACCCTGGTTGGCTATGCCCAAAAATGTGCTCGTTACCAAACGGGTACCATACTTGACAACTTCCGATTGAATGCCCATGCCCAATGCCAACATCCACGAACGCCAATGACCAATGCAGTACAATGCCAGTGTTTCAGTCCCAGACAGCAGTGGCCCCGAGCGGTATGTCCCAACAGTTTATGCCTCACTGCCTGATTAGAAAgagagaaatgtattttattacctGCCTTTGATATAATTAAATAGTATCCCCTTATAGACGGtgtattgttttttttcaagttttctgtcttattttcccCATTAAGTCTTTTTGTCACTGAACTTTTACGTGAGTTGCCCACCCAAACGATCCACTAATTTTATTTCAATGGAAGGAGCACAGCTTCAAGTGTTGCATTTTTGCTGCATTGTAAATCAAATTGTTTCAAAACAGTCTCTCGCTCTGTCTTTGTGGCCCACCTTGCTCCCCTCAACATTGCCTGTTCATAATTATTTCTGATGAAATTCTAACTCTGGTTCACTTTCCTTCACTTctcatttgttttgtcttttttttgtcttgcatttgtatttgttttcttggAGAGCCCATTAGTAATCTGATTTCTAACTGGTCTCATAACCTTGCTCAAGATACAGTGTTCACCACTTGCATATCCCCACTTTTTCTAAGAGAAGGTGTGCCAGTTTTACCAATGTAATAGCGAGGGTATCCTAAATTAGTGGTGGCGGGGAACATGACTATTCACTTCTGCTTTCAGTTCTGCGTCAGTTTCTTGCCCACTTAATCTGAGCCCTTCCAAAAGCccattctgtctgtctgtctttctctctctgcaagaGCTACCTAATCTTAAATTTATCATGCATATATATTGGGCATAAACAAAGATGCATGTGTTGTAAATTGAGCAAACAGGTTTACTTTAAATGGGGAATATTGTAAGCTCTTCTGTGTGGTAAATCTTATTAGAATTTTGTGGATGAAAAAAATTTACTTCTTCTTTTCCACCTCCGTATTGTCTGGCATTGTGGCTTCCAACAGCATCTTGAGTATAAGTGCAGATATAGAGACAATTGGAGAAATCTTGAAGAAGATTATCCCTACTTTAGAAGAGGTATGTCTTTTAacgtggtttttttatttttagaggtaAAAGATTAGCTTTTGAAACAAGATGGTTTTCAactttttgaaatacagtaaaTTAGAAAATAATACCCAAAAGCGTTTTAAAAAAGCGTTACGGCTCTCAAACTACATGTTAACTGTTTTTTGGTAGAGGACAGTCACTATTTATTAAATTAGCTTTCGAACAGCCTCCTCCCTTTCAAAATACTTGTCTCCTGACTTGTTTTGGCCCCCTTTTGAAGTATTTGTATTGTACGCTGTATCTTGCATTGACTTTGTAAGTAAGAGTG
This DNA window, taken from Opisthocomus hoazin isolate bOpiHoa1 chromosome Z, bOpiHoa1.hap1, whole genome shotgun sequence, encodes the following:
- the RMI1 gene encoding recQ-mediated genome instability protein 1; the encoded protein is MSTSNTATRVETWLSSTWHVKVPLTWLEACINWIQEENSGSNLSQAQINRQVFEQWLLTDLRDLEYPILPDCILEAPKGELSGFYSIQIDSLIDVSQPAYSQLQKLRGKNTVNEEVTASTQAFQKPWEAKPTRMLMLQLTDGIHQIQGMEYQPVPVLHSNLPPGTKITVQGNIAYRLGVLLLKPENVKLLGGEVDTILEEYSQERVLARVIGETENPNSVGRAGHNQPFSRLVDELEQTLGPSDEELLASLDENNAFALNNETSLESGYCSRSNNFSTASGSLTAHDGNVLLRESGSPLPHSDEQVSPPVDCVDGFLNDFPVEDDFLLEEEMQRDLEEVPPVVTNRNRGFITERLPCISRSSCNSSLNSTHEKDYVNERDNPVKATSKQKTFGRTVFDGDANSMNTFSQCKSVHQTCSSADFSSENPPEERQNDTDLAESRRKSQHTSDSTLLNDDPFFFSKTDPEADQQQDNSLTFPCRVLGAHLDLDSPPFTYISLLLSKKPETVTILKVKCFIVTLTGKLTSSNGSWGIKAKISDGSAYLEVDFADDILTSLIGFSVPEMNRLKKDPALHLKLKDGLEKCQKQLIDLCCLMTIEFDPHLSKATVLILQDADARHLEQLKKRLNK